The following proteins are encoded in a genomic region of Caldicoprobacter guelmensis:
- a CDS encoding TRAP transporter large permease encodes MSEPIIGVAGIFLFLFLICLRVPIAYAMAIVGAAGFALLVSPSAALSMLATEVYSNFSSYSLSMIPMFIWMGFLAYYSAIGSKLYRFAYCFIGHRPGGLAIATQVACAIFGAVCGSNTATAATMGAIALPEMKKYRYDDSLSTASVAAGGALGILIPPSVIFIVYGVATGQSVGKLFVAGVVPGILLMLFYIIAIWVVVLKRRDLAPAGERASWAEKLDSLRNGVLEVLVVFIISLGGLFAGWFTPAEAGAVGCAGILLITMIRRQITLEGFWKSLRDTTRTTAMIMFMVTGAMVFGRFMAVTRLPFELAGWVSGLNLHPLLIMLFILFIYLVLGCFIDALALILLTLPIFYPVVANVLKFDPIWFGVIIAMVVAIGVITPPVGMNVFIVKGIAENVSVETVFKGVWPFLLAAIACVLLLIVFPQIVTFLPNVLY; translated from the coding sequence ATGAGTGAACCCATAATTGGCGTAGCAGGCATATTCCTGTTTTTATTTTTAATATGTTTACGGGTACCTATAGCGTATGCAATGGCCATTGTAGGTGCGGCAGGTTTTGCGTTATTGGTTTCGCCGTCTGCGGCTTTAAGCATGTTGGCTACCGAAGTGTACTCCAATTTTTCGTCTTATTCACTGAGCATGATTCCTATGTTTATATGGATGGGGTTTTTGGCATACTATTCTGCCATAGGTTCGAAGCTTTATAGGTTTGCATATTGTTTTATTGGACACCGGCCAGGTGGACTGGCCATAGCCACACAGGTGGCCTGTGCCATATTTGGAGCGGTATGCGGTTCCAATACGGCTACAGCGGCTACTATGGGAGCCATAGCATTGCCCGAGATGAAGAAGTACAGGTATGATGATTCGTTATCTACGGCAAGCGTAGCGGCTGGAGGGGCTTTGGGGATACTCATTCCCCCCAGCGTTATATTTATCGTCTATGGCGTGGCAACCGGGCAGTCAGTTGGGAAACTGTTTGTTGCGGGCGTTGTCCCAGGTATCCTATTGATGCTGTTTTATATAATTGCCATATGGGTTGTTGTGTTAAAAAGAAGGGACTTGGCTCCTGCAGGAGAAAGGGCTTCATGGGCTGAAAAGCTTGATTCGCTGCGCAACGGAGTTCTGGAAGTGCTGGTCGTATTCATTATTTCGCTAGGAGGGCTATTTGCTGGCTGGTTCACTCCTGCAGAGGCGGGGGCAGTAGGCTGTGCTGGAATTTTGCTCATAACTATGATAAGGCGCCAGATAACTTTAGAAGGGTTTTGGAAGTCATTAAGAGATACCACCAGGACAACTGCCATGATCATGTTCATGGTGACGGGGGCTATGGTGTTTGGACGATTTATGGCGGTGACCAGATTGCCGTTTGAATTGGCAGGCTGGGTATCGGGATTGAATTTGCATCCTCTCTTGATTATGTTGTTCATACTCTTTATATACCTCGTACTTGGATGTTTCATTGATGCACTTGCCCTTATACTGCTTACATTGCCCATATTTTATCCTGTGGTGGCCAATGTGCTGAAGTTTGACCCCATATGGTTTGGTGTCATCATTGCGATGGTGGTGGCCATCGGAGTGATAACTCCACCGGTAGGAATGAACGTATTTATCGTTAAAGGAATCGCAGAAAATGTATCGGTTGAAACTGTATTTAAGGGCGTGTGGCCATTTTTATTGGCGGCAATAGCCTGTGTACTATTGCTCATAGTATTTCCGCAAATTGTCACGTTTTTGCCCAATGTGTTGTATTAG
- a CDS encoding TIGR00266 family protein, translating to MEYRIIGENLPAVIFKLRQGESVITEAGGMCWMSEGIEMDTNMKGGFFKGLGRAISGESVFISKYTCSMDGAEIAFASSFPGKIMPIVLEPGQSIICQKGAFLCGESSVEVSVHLVKKLGAGLFGGEGFVLQKITGPGTVFLEVDGSAVEYTLSSGEVLKVDTGHIVAFEPTVEYDVITVKGFKNLFFGGEGLFLSKLTGPGKVMLQTLPISNLVRNISPYIANLLKDKC from the coding sequence ATGGAGTATAGGATTATTGGAGAAAATTTACCGGCGGTTATTTTTAAACTAAGGCAAGGGGAGAGCGTTATAACGGAAGCTGGTGGAATGTGTTGGATGAGCGAAGGCATCGAAATGGATACTAATATGAAAGGAGGTTTTTTCAAAGGGCTGGGTAGAGCTATTTCTGGTGAAAGCGTTTTTATAAGTAAATACACTTGTTCAATGGATGGTGCCGAAATTGCTTTTGCTTCAAGTTTTCCGGGGAAAATAATGCCTATTGTTTTGGAGCCAGGGCAGTCCATAATTTGTCAAAAGGGTGCATTTCTGTGTGGCGAAAGCTCAGTTGAGGTGAGCGTACACCTTGTCAAAAAGCTGGGGGCAGGTTTATTTGGAGGCGAAGGTTTTGTCCTCCAGAAAATAACTGGACCAGGTACTGTTTTTTTAGAAGTTGATGGTTCGGCGGTAGAATACACCTTGTCGTCAGGGGAAGTATTAAAAGTAGACACAGGTCATATAGTGGCTTTTGAACCAACGGTAGAGTATGACGTAATTACAGTGAAAGGCTTTAAAAACTTATTTTTCGGTGGAGAAGGCCTTTTCTTGAGTAAACTTACCGGGCCTGGGAAAGTAATGCTTCAAACTCTGCCTATAAGCAATTTGGTAAGAAATATTTCTCCTTATATTGCTAATTTATTGAAGGACAAATGCTAA